A window of the Aquarana catesbeiana isolate 2022-GZ linkage group LG05, ASM4218655v1, whole genome shotgun sequence genome harbors these coding sequences:
- the LOC141145306 gene encoding hemoglobin subunit alpha-3-like encodes MSLSASEKAAVLSIVGKIGSQASVLGSEALTRLFLSFPQTKTYFPHFDLTPGSADLNTHGGKIINALAGAANHLDDLAGNLSSLSDLHAYNLRVDPGNFPLLSHIIQVVLATHFPGDFTAEVQAAWDKFLALVSAVLTSKYR; translated from the exons ATGAGTCTATCTGCTAGTGAGAAGGCTGCTGTGCTTTCCATAGTGGGAAAGATTGGATCTCAGGCCAGTGTTCTGGGCTCTGAGGCTTTGACCAG gCTTTTCCTTAGCTTCCCTCAGACCAAGACTTATTTCCCCCATTTTGACCTGACCCCTGGCTCTGCTGACCTCAACACGCATGGTGGAAAGATTATTAATGCTCTTGCAGGTGCAGCCAATCATCTGGATGACCTTGCTGGCAACCTGTCCTCCCTCAGTGACCTGCATGCCTACAACCTAAGAGTGGATCCAGGAAACTTTCCT CTGCTGTCTCACATTATCCAGGTGGTCTTGGCTACTCACTTCCCTGGTGATTTCACTGCTGAGGTTCAGGCTGCCTGGGACAAATTCCTTGCTCTAGTCTCTGCAGTCCTCACCTCCAAGTACAGATAA